In Kushneria marisflavi, the following are encoded in one genomic region:
- a CDS encoding YbaB/EbfC family nucleoid-associated protein, protein MMKGGMGNLMKQAQEMQDKMQKVQEEIADTEVHGESGAGMVKVTMNGRHDVTSIELDPAIMQEDKEFLEDLLAAAVNDAVRKVEVNSRTKMEEATQGLNLPPGFKMPF, encoded by the coding sequence ATGATGAAGGGCGGCATGGGCAACCTGATGAAGCAGGCTCAGGAAATGCAGGACAAGATGCAAAAGGTGCAGGAAGAAATTGCTGACACCGAAGTGCATGGCGAATCCGGCGCCGGCATGGTCAAGGTGACCATGAACGGCCGACATGATGTCACATCGATCGAGCTCGACCCGGCCATCATGCAGGAAGACAAGGAATTCCTTGAGGACCTGCTCGCTGCGGCCGTCAACGACGCCGTGCGCAAGGTGGAAGTCAACTCGCGCACCAAAATGGAAGAAGCCACCCAAGGGCTCAATCTGCCGCCCGGCTTCAAGATGCCATTCTAG
- the recR gene encoding recombination mediator RecR, with the protein MATFSPLIDRLLETLRVLPGVGPRTAQRMAFHLLERDREGGRRLAEVLGEALERVGYCECCRNLTESRLCSICEDTRRDDRALCVVESPADLLAIEEAGGFRGRYFVLHGHLSPIDGIGPNDLGLDQLETLVHQRQIEELILATNPTVEGEATAHYIAEQLRALGVRCSRLAYGVPMGGELEYVDGGTLSRAFMGRQPFGERDPE; encoded by the coding sequence ATGGCGACATTTTCACCGCTGATTGATCGTTTGCTCGAAACGCTGCGAGTGCTGCCGGGTGTTGGCCCTCGCACAGCGCAGCGCATGGCTTTTCATCTGCTTGAGCGTGACCGTGAAGGCGGACGCCGGCTGGCGGAAGTGCTGGGCGAGGCGCTTGAACGAGTGGGCTACTGTGAGTGCTGTCGTAACCTGACAGAAAGCCGGCTGTGCAGCATCTGCGAGGATACTCGCCGGGATGATCGCGCCCTGTGTGTGGTGGAATCCCCGGCCGATCTGCTGGCCATCGAAGAGGCCGGCGGTTTTCGCGGGCGCTACTTCGTGCTGCATGGCCATCTCTCTCCCATCGATGGTATCGGCCCGAATGATCTGGGGCTTGATCAGCTGGAGACGCTGGTCCATCAGCGCCAGATCGAGGAGCTGATTCTGGCCACCAATCCTACCGTTGAGGGCGAGGCGACCGCACACTATATCGCCGAGCAGCTGCGTGCACTGGGTGTGCGCTGCTCGCGTCTTGCCTATGGCGTGCCCATGGGGGGTGAGCTCGAATATGTTGATGGCGGGACGCTGTCCCGTGCGTTCATGGGCCGCCAGCCCTTTGGCGAGCGGGACCCTGAATGA